In Sporichthyaceae bacterium, the DNA window GTCCGTGAGCGTGTCGACGACCGGACCTTCCCGCGCGTCTTCGGCCGCATCTCGTTCTTCGTGAACGCCGGCATCAAGTTCGTGGAGGAGCACGCCAAGCTGCGCGCGATGTCGGCGCTCTGGGAGGAGATCGGGCGCGAGCGTTACGGCGTGACCGACGAGAAGATGCTGCGCTTCCGCTACGGGGTGCAGGTCAACTCGCTGGGGCTGACCGAGTCGCAGCCGGAGACCAACGTGCAGCGGATCGTGCTCGAGGCGCTCGCGGTCACTTTGGGCCGGTCGGCGCGGGCGCGGGCGGTGCAGCTGCCGGCGTGGAACGAGGCGCTCGGCCTGCCGCGGCCGTGGGACCAGCAGTGGTCGCTACGCATCCAGCAGGTGCTGGCCTTCGAGTCCGACCTGCTGGAGTACGAGGACCTGTTCACCGGGTCGGTGGTGGTGGAGGCCAAGGTCGCCGAGTTGGTGGCCGCGGCGCTGGAGCAGATGGCCGAGATCGAGCGCGTCGGTGGTGTGGTCGCCGCGGTGGAGTCCGGCTACCTGAAATCCGCGCTGGTCGCCTCGCACGCGGCGCGGCGGGCCCGGATCGAGTCCGGGGCCGAGATCGTGGTCGGGGTGAACCGGTTCACCGAGACCGAACCGAACCCGCTGCTGGCCGATGCTGATGCTGCGGTGCAGGTCGCCGACCCGAAGGCCGAGGCCGCCGCGATCGCGAGCCTGACGGCCTGGCGGGCGCAGCGCGACCCCGACGCCGTCGCCGAGGCGCTGGACGCGTTGCGCGCCGCGGCCAAGACCGACGTGAACCTGATGGATCCGACGCTGGACTGCGTCCGCGTCGGGGTGACGACCGGGGAGTGGTCCGGGGCCTTGCGTGAGGTGTTCGGTGAGTACCGGGCCCCGACCGGGGTCGGCGGGGTGGTCGGCAGCGCGGACGCCGGCAACCTGGCCCGCGCCCGTGCGGCTGTGGAGGCCACCAGCACCGCGTTGGGGCGCCGACTGCGCCTGCTGGTCGGCAAGCCCGGCCTGGACGGGCACTCCAACGGGGCCGAGCAGATCGCTGTCCGCGCCCGCGACGTCGGCTTCGAGGTCGTGTACCAGGGCATCCGCCTGACGCCCGAGCAGATCGTGGCCGCCGCGGTCGAGGAGGACGTCCACTGCGTCGGCCTGTCGATCCTGTCCGGCTCGCACATGGAACTGATCCCGGAGATCCTGCGCGGGCTGAAGGAGGCCGGCGCCGCCGACGTGCCCGTGGTGGTCGGCGGCATCATTCCGGACAGCGACGCCGCGAGCTTGCGCGCCCAAGGCGTGGCCGAGGTGTTCACCCCGAAGAATTATGCCCTGACCGAGATCATGGAACGCATCGTCGAGGTCATCCGGGCGGCCAACGGGCTCTGAGCCCGAAGGCTGCGGAACAAAGCCGTGACTCGGGGGTCGCGGCTCGCCGCGCCGGCCGGCTCAGGAGTATCGGTCGTGTTCGGCAGCCGTCGGTTCGGGCGGGCCGGTCAGAAGAGCCGACTCTCCACGTCGTCCATGCCGCGCAGCGCGTCGTAGTCCAGCACTACGCAGCGGATGCCGCGGTCCTCGGCCAGCACTCGGGCCTGCGGCTTGATCTCCTGGGCGGCGAAAATCCCGCTGACCGGGGCCAGCAGCGGGTCGCGGTTCATCAGGTCGAGGTAGCGGGTGAGCTGCTCGACGCCGTCGATCTCGCCGCGGCGCTTGATCTCCACGGCAACTGACGCTCCGTCAGCATCCTTGCAGAGCAGGTCGACCGGGCCGATCGAGGTCGGGTACTCGCGGCGGATCACGCGCCAGCCGGCGCCGAGCACCTCGGCGTTCTCCGACAGCAGCTTCTGCAGGTGCGCCTCCACGCCGTCCTTGACCAGCCCGGGGTCGACGCCGAGTTCGTGCTCCGAATCGTGCAGCACTTCCTCGATGTGGATCACCAACTTCTCGCCGGCCTTGTTCAGCACGGTCCACTCGCCCTCGGTCGCGGTGAGCGTGCAGGGCGGCGACATCCAGTTCAGCGGTTTGTACGAACCGCCGTCGGCATGCACGAGCACGGAGCCGTCGGCCTTGACCAGCAGCAGGCGCGTGGCCGGCGGGAGATGGGCGGTCAACCGACCCAGGTAGTCCACGGAGCAACGGGCGATCACGAGGCGCACGGTGACTCAGCCTACGACGGCAGCCGAACCCGTCGGCGATGTGCCTGTCGGTGAAATCTACTGTCCGGTAACGTGGCGCCGGGCCTGGTCGGGAAGTCCGCGGGGACTCGAAGGAGTGCGCAATGGCTGCAGAGTTCGGCACAGTCGGTGTCATCGGCGTCGGGATCATGGGCTCGGGCATCGTCGAGGTGCTCGCCCGCAACGGCCTGGCGGTCGTCGCGGTCGAGAAGGACGACGCCGGGGTGGCCCGGGCCCGGGCGCTGCTGGAGTCCTCGACGGCGCGCGCGGTCAGTGGCGGAAAGTTCGACGCGGGCGAGCGCACCGCCATCCTCGGCCGGGTTGCGCTGGGGAGCGACCCGGCCGCGCTGGCCGGCGTCGACCTGGTGATCGAGGCGGTCACCGAGGACCTCGAGGTCAAGCGCGCGCTGTTCCGTTCGCTGGACGGCGTCGTCGGCCCGGAGACGGTGCTGGCCACGAACACCTCCTCGCTGTCGGTCACCGAGTTGTCGGTGGCCACCGCCAACCCGCGCCGGGTCGTCGGCCTGCACTTCTTCAACCCGGCACCGGTCATCGGTTTCGTCGAGATCGTGCGGACGCTGGTCACCGATACGACCGTGGTCGACGGCTGCAAGGTGTTCATCGAGAAGCTCGGCATGACCCCCGTGGTGTGCGGCGACAAGGCCGGGTTCATCACCAACGCGCTGCTGTTCGGCGACCTGAACCACGCGGCGACGATGTTCGAGTCGCGTTATGCCAGCCGCGAGGACCTCGACGCCGCGATGATGTACGGCTGCGGCTACCCGATGGGCCCGCTGGCACTGATCGACCTGATCGGCCTGGACATCACCTACGAGATCCTCGAGACGATGTACCGGCAGGGTCGCCGTCGCGTGCACGCCCCGGCCCCGGTCCTCAAGCAGATGATCACCGCCGGCCTGCTCGGCCGGAAGAGCGGCCGCGGCTTCTACAGCTACGACGGGCCGGGCTCCTCGACCGTGGTGGCCGACGATCTGACGCCGGGTCAGGGTGACGCTCCATCACTTCAGCGTGATGTTCGGACGGTCGGCGTGGTCGGCACCGGGACCATGGCCACCGGCATAATCGAGGTCTTCGCCAAGGCCGGGCACGAGGTGATCTACGTGGCCCGCAGCGACGAGCGGGTGGCCAATGTGGGCAGCGCGTTGGCCAAGTCGCTGGAGAAGTCGGTGCAGCGCGGCCGACTGTCCGAGGCCGACCGCGACGCCACCCTGGCCCGGGTCCGGGGCACCACCGCGCTGGACGACCTGGCCGCGGTCGACCTGGTCGTCGAGGCCGTGGTCGAGGACCTGGGGGTCAAGACCGCGCTGTTCGCGGCCCTGGACGAGGTGTGCCGGCCTGGCGCGATCCTGGCAACCACCACCTCCAGCCTGCCCGTCATCGAGATGGCCGCGGCCACCTCGCGTCCGGCCGACGTCGTCGGGCTGCACTTCTTCAACCCGGCCACGATCATGAAACTGGTCGAGGTCGTGCACACCGTGGCCACCGCACCGGACGTGGTCTCGACGTCTCGGGCGTTGTGCCGCTCGTTGAAGAAGGTCGACGTGACCTGCGGGGACCGCGCTGGGTTCATCGTCAACGCATTGCTGTTCCCGTACCTCAACGACGCGGTGAAGATGCTCGAGGCCAACTACGCCACGGCTGACGACATCGACCTGGCGATGAAGGTCGGGTGCCGGCTGCCGATGGGGCCGTTCGATCTGCTCGACGTCGTCGGGCTGGACGTCTCGCTGGCGATCCAGCGGACGCTGTTCGAGGAGTTCCACGAGTCCGGCTTCGCCCCGGCGCCGATGCTGGAGCACCTGGTCACGGCCGGCTACCTGGGCCGCAAGACCGCCCGCGGCTTCCGCGACTACTCAGGCGCGGGGCGTTAAGGCCCGACGCGGGACGCGGGCACCACCCTCGGGCAGAGTTGCAACGGCTGTGGTGCGCCGGCGTCCGGGATCGCACCGCTGGTTGCAACTGCGCCCGGTGGTGGTCGGGCCCGCATCCGCGGACCGCCGGGGTCAGCCGCAGCAGCCGCCGCCGCAGCATCCGCCGCCACCGGCGCGGACCGGGGCCGGGGCCTTGGCTGCCGTGGATCCGCCGCGAGCGCCGGTGAAGGCGACGGTCGACAGCAGCTTCACGGTGTCGTCGTGACCGTACGGGCATGGCGCAGGCTCGCCGGAGGCCGACATCGAGCGAGTCAACTCGAACGTGTGGTCGCACTCGCGGCAGCGGTACTCGTATCGGGGCACGCGCCCATCCTAGACGCGTGCCCCGACGAGTGACCCGTGTCAGTTGAGGGTCCACACCACCGAGGTGTTGACGCTGACCTGCTGGCTGCCGGCCGAGACCGGGACCGCGGAGTCCGCGGCGGCCGGGGCGGCGGCCTTCGCCATGGCGTAGGGGATCGGTCGCGGTGCGGTGTCGGTGGTCTCGCTGATCTGGCTGACCTTGCCGAGGCTGCGGCCGGACAGCTTCGCGTATTCCTCGGCCTTGGACTTCGCGTCGGCGAATGCTGCATCGCGCGCTGCGTTCAGCAGCGCGGCGTTGTCCTCGATGTCGAAGGACACCCCGTCGACCCGGGTGTCGTTGCCGCCCGCGGCGGTCGCGTCGGAGATCGCCGACCCGGCGTCCTTGAGGTTGCGCAGCTGGACGGCGAGTGACTCGGTTACGTCGTAGCCGGTGATGTGCTGCCCGTTCTGGTCGAAGCGCGGGTTGATGCTCAACCCGGACGTCTGGATGTCCTTGTCCGCGACGCCGTGCTTCTTCAGCGCCGCGGTCACCTTGCTGATGTCGGAGTTCGCCTGGTTCAGCGCCGCGTCGACGGTCGCTCCGGTGGCCTGCTCGCCCATCGACAGGCGCAGCACGTCCGGGGTGCCGGTCACCTGCCCGATGCCACTGACCGACACCGTGTCCGCGCCCGGGCTCGCCGAGTCGGTGGCCGTCGCGACCACCGGGCCCGAGCCGTTGCCGATGATCAGGGTCGTGACGATCCCGCCGACCACCGCGGCGGCTGCGACCGGAATCAAAGTGCGGCGAACGTTCATGGCGTGTCTCCCCAGGACGGCGGCTGTTGCCGCGCTCGCGGACGGCCCCACGCCGTCCGGCTTGCTGTGACGAGGACGGGGCACCGGCCTGATTCGTTCAGGCCGTGATCAATTCTTGATCGAGCGGCCGCGCGAGACAATTCTCCGGTGCCCCGTCGTCACCCGCGCCCCGAGCGGCCCCGCCCACCGGCGGCCGCCGCAACAAGCACTGACGGGACCGACTACGAGCAGCACCCGGACGGGAACTGGTACGTCCGCCGGCTCACCGGGGCGAGCGCGCTGAAGGCATACCGGTGTCCAGGCTGCGGCCAGGAGATCCCGGGCGGCACGCCGCACGTGGTGGCCTGGAGCGCCGAGGGGGACGGCACGGACCGCCGGCACTGGCACGCCTCCTGCTGGGCCGCCCGCAACCGCCGGCACCCACCCGGCGGGCGCTGAGCAATTCCCCCGACTTCTGCTGCCTGTCCCACCTGTCCGATGCGGAGGATGGGTGGGACAGGCAGCAGAAGTGGCGATCGGGGGGCAACGCGAAGGGGCGGCACCCGATCGGGTGCCGCCCCTGGCGGAGCTGTGGGCCACTAGCTGGGCGAGGAGCCGTTCTCGATGTTCTGCATCGGCGCCTGCTGCGGCATGGTCGGCGCCGCGGCCGGGCCGGGCTGGGTCGGCATGTTCCCGCTCGGGCCCGCGGCCGGCGAGCTGCCGCCGCTCTCGATGAGATTTGCGGCCGACCCGGTGAGGGTCGCCAGCATTTCGCGCACGTTGGACAGCTGGGCGTTGATGCTGTCGCGCCGGTGGGTCAGGGCGGCCAGGTCGCGCTCGGACTCCATGCGCATCCGGTCGGCCTTCGAGCGGGCATCGGTGACCAGGTCCTCGGCCTCGCGGCGAGCCGCCTCGAGCAGCTGCTTGGCGCGGGCCTCCGCGTCGTCGCGCATCTTCTGCGCCTCGGTGCGGATCTGGTCGGCCTTGGAGCCGGTCTCGGCCAGCCGAGCGTCGGCGACCTCCTGCCGGGCGGCCATGTCGCGCTCGGCCTGCTCGCGGCGCTTGGCCAGCTT includes these proteins:
- a CDS encoding methylmalonyl-CoA mutase family protein; the protein is VRERVDDRTFPRVFGRISFFVNAGIKFVEEHAKLRAMSALWEEIGRERYGVTDEKMLRFRYGVQVNSLGLTESQPETNVQRIVLEALAVTLGRSARARAVQLPAWNEALGLPRPWDQQWSLRIQQVLAFESDLLEYEDLFTGSVVVEAKVAELVAAALEQMAEIERVGGVVAAVESGYLKSALVASHAARRARIESGAEIVVGVNRFTETEPNPLLADADAAVQVADPKAEAAAIASLTAWRAQRDPDAVAEALDALRAAAKTDVNLMDPTLDCVRVGVTTGEWSGALREVFGEYRAPTGVGGVVGSADAGNLARARAAVEATSTALGRRLRLLVGKPGLDGHSNGAEQIAVRARDVGFEVVYQGIRLTPEQIVAAAVEEDVHCVGLSILSGSHMELIPEILRGLKEAGAADVPVVVGGIIPDSDAASLRAQGVAEVFTPKNYALTEIMERIVEVIRAANGL
- a CDS encoding zinc ribbon domain-containing protein produces the protein MPRYEYRCRECDHTFELTRSMSASGEPAPCPYGHDDTVKLLSTVAFTGARGGSTAAKAPAPVRAGGGGCCGGGCCG
- the nucS gene encoding endonuclease NucS, which produces MRLVIARCSVDYLGRLTAHLPPATRLLLVKADGSVLVHADGGSYKPLNWMSPPCTLTATEGEWTVLNKAGEKLVIHIEEVLHDSEHELGVDPGLVKDGVEAHLQKLLSENAEVLGAGWRVIRREYPTSIGPVDLLCKDADGASVAVEIKRRGEIDGVEQLTRYLDLMNRDPLLAPVSGIFAAQEIKPQARVLAEDRGIRCVVLDYDALRGMDDVESRLF
- a CDS encoding SIMPL domain-containing protein (The SIMPL domain is named for its presence in mouse protein SIMPL (signalling molecule that associates with mouse pelle-like kinase). Bacterial member BP26, from Brucella, was shown to assemble into a channel-like structure, while YggE from E. coli has been associated with resistance to oxidative stress.), which codes for MNVRRTLIPVAAAAVVGGIVTTLIIGNGSGPVVATATDSASPGADTVSVSGIGQVTGTPDVLRLSMGEQATGATVDAALNQANSDISKVTAALKKHGVADKDIQTSGLSINPRFDQNGQHITGYDVTESLAVQLRNLKDAGSAISDATAAGGNDTRVDGVSFDIEDNAALLNAARDAAFADAKSKAEEYAKLSGRSLGKVSQISETTDTAPRPIPYAMAKAAAPAAADSAVPVSAGSQQVSVNTSVVWTLN
- a CDS encoding 3-hydroxybutyryl-CoA dehydrogenase, with the translated sequence MAAEFGTVGVIGVGIMGSGIVEVLARNGLAVVAVEKDDAGVARARALLESSTARAVSGGKFDAGERTAILGRVALGSDPAALAGVDLVIEAVTEDLEVKRALFRSLDGVVGPETVLATNTSSLSVTELSVATANPRRVVGLHFFNPAPVIGFVEIVRTLVTDTTVVDGCKVFIEKLGMTPVVCGDKAGFITNALLFGDLNHAATMFESRYASREDLDAAMMYGCGYPMGPLALIDLIGLDITYEILETMYRQGRRRVHAPAPVLKQMITAGLLGRKSGRGFYSYDGPGSSTVVADDLTPGQGDAPSLQRDVRTVGVVGTGTMATGIIEVFAKAGHEVIYVARSDERVANVGSALAKSLEKSVQRGRLSEADRDATLARVRGTTALDDLAAVDLVVEAVVEDLGVKTALFAALDEVCRPGAILATTTSSLPVIEMAAATSRPADVVGLHFFNPATIMKLVEVVHTVATAPDVVSTSRALCRSLKKVDVTCGDRAGFIVNALLFPYLNDAVKMLEANYATADDIDLAMKVGCRLPMGPFDLLDVVGLDVSLAIQRTLFEEFHESGFAPAPMLEHLVTAGYLGRKTARGFRDYSGAGR